One Hydrogenobaculum sp. 3684 genomic window, AAAACTCTATATTGGCTTATAAAATGAACGGCGAAATTATCCCAAAAAGGCACGGTTTTCCTATAAGGCTTGTGATCCCTTCTTTGTATGCGTGGAAAAGTGCAAAATATTTGGAAGCTCTTGAGTTTATGGATAAAAACGTAAAGGGATTTTGGGAGCTTAGAGGCTATCACGATATAGGAGACCCTTGGAAGGAAGAACGTTTTAGTGAAGATTAGCTTTATATAAGCCCTGCTGCTTTTAAAAGAAGAGCATGTTTTAATCCAAAGTCGCTTATTATAAGGTAATCTTTTTCGAAAAGCTCCAAAACCTTATAAAATATGGCTATACCAGATACTATAGCCTTTGCTCTTTTGTCTTCTATTTCTTTGTATTTCTTTCTTTCTTCTATGGGTATTTTTGCAAGCTTCCAGAACCATTTTTCTAAAGCATCGAAAGAAAGGATTTTGCCGTGTATTATTCTGCCGTTGTATGGGTATACTCTATAGTGAAGAGCTGCTATAGTTGTAATGGTGCCTCCTATTGCCACTATACTATCCACTGGTTTTAGCACTTGTTTTATGTTTTTTTCAAGAAAATCAAAAAGAGCTTTTATTTCTTCATCGGTAGGTGGGTCATGCTTAAAAAAGTCTTCTGTAAGATTTACTATACCAAAAGGAAAAGAGTTTATAAAGTATATATGTGAGTTTTTACCGTAAACAAACTCTGTGGAACCACCACCTTGATCTATCACAACTGCGTCTTTTTTAAGCCCCAGGGAAAATATGCTTGCTTTAAAAGAAAGCTCTCCTTCTTCTTCACCGCTAATAATATTTACATCTATACCAACTTCTTCTTTTACTTTTTTTATAAACTCATCGGCGTTTTTTGCTCTTCTCAGAGCTTCTGTACCTACTGCAATGATGTTTGAAGCATTGTAGCTATCTGTTATGTTTTTAAAATCTTTTAAAGTTTCCAAAGCTTCTTTGATTTTTTCTTCTTTTATAAAGCCAGTTTCTTTTACCCCGGTGCCTAATTCTACTATGTTTCCTTTTTCAAAGATTACTTCAAAAGGTTCTTTGGTGGCTATGCCAAGCCTTATACTGTATGAACCTATGT contains:
- a CDS encoding Ppx/GppA phosphatase family protein: MKDVVAAIDIGSYSIRLGIATKEPFEVIFEKGNIVELGTGVKETGFIKEEKIKEALETLKDFKNITDSYNASNIIAVGTEALRRAKNADEFIKKVKEEVGIDVNIISGEEEGELSFKASIFSLGLKKDAVVIDQGGGSTEFVYGKNSHIYFINSFPFGIVNLTEDFFKHDPPTDEEIKALFDFLEKNIKQVLKPVDSIVAIGGTITTIAALHYRVYPYNGRIIHGKILSFDALEKWFWKLAKIPIEERKKYKEIEDKRAKAIVSGIAIFYKVLELFEKDYLIISDFGLKHALLLKAAGLI